The nucleotide sequence TAATTTGCACTACATAAAAAATCACAAGTAGTCCCTGTGGCATGGGAAATTACGGATTTCGTCCCTAAATGTTAGTATTTACTGTTAGCTTTCATAAATGATCTAACAGTGTTAGTTTCAGGGGTATATTAGCATTTTGGGCTTAAATcaagctatgcagttaatatcggtgatatatcggttatatcggtcccttagtaaaatatcggtaccgatattatcggcgatattgaccgatatttgaccgatataatcgatatatcaccgatatttgaccgatatatcaccgatatttgaccgatataaccaatatatcactgatatatcactgaattattggttgttaaattgctatatatataaattctgcattatattaaagTTACcaatatctcaccgagataacctatatttcaaatatcggtccttgaccgatatccgatattttaccgcattaactgcatagaaaTCAAGGGACCTTTTATGAACCAttagggaccaaaattgtaatttGTTCCAAACCAAAGAGACCATCAGTCCGTGATGAACCATTAGATTATATTCTTATAGTAACAGGCCGTGAGATTAGCACACTGTTtcattcttattttttttttcttaccaAACTGTTTCAGTATGTTCTTCGCGAGTTACCATCACCGCCAGTCCCAGCGTCTTGTTGTGCTGCTTTGCTAGAAGCATATAGTAAGTTTTGTTCAATGCTAAACCGACTTCGGTACCATCTTAATATCATCTATATGGAAGTGCTATTTTTCTCTTTGGTCATGATTAGGATCTGGGGCCACACGAGTTAGTGCCATGCGTGCAGCTATTTGTGACACATTTCCAGAACCAAATCGCCGTTTATTACAGAGGATCCTGATAATGATGGAAGCTGTTGCTGAGAACAAAGGTGTGAACAGAATGAGTGTTTCAGCGGTTGCAGCATGCATGTCACCATTACTTCTGCGACCCCTTTTGGCCGGGGAGGTTGAACTTGGAAACGGATCAGATATCGGGGGTGATGCTGTTCAACTTCTACAAGCGGCTGCAGCAGCTAATCATGCTCAAGCAATTGTTATCACCCTTGTAGAGGAATATGACAAAATATTTGGGGTATGCAACTCTTATCATAAAATAAGCTTCTAGGCATTAAGTTAAGACTTTGGGCCCGGTTATGGTTATTTTGAAATAAACAAAAATTAACTACCGCTCAAACTTGTAACCAGGGGCGGAACCACTATTATctgagccgtagcacgggctacggctgaAGTCCGTATGCttagtgtatttttttttaatttttttcggttttatacaaaggatacccttAAATAATACAAGGATATCCCTAACCAACCCAAACTTATAAAATAAGTGAGCCCGATTGAAACAATGACCTAATTGATTAGATAAGCCCAGCTGATCAGATTAGCCCAAAAAATCACAAAATACGTATGGCGGCATTATTTCTGATCGTCGCTCAGGATTTGGAAGAAAACCAAACGTCGCTGGTCATCCTTTATGCACTGGTCTCCTGTTTTGTTGCTGCCAATAACACTGGTTCGATAAAAAAATCAACAATCATTAGCGGCGACATGTTTGCCGGCAATGAGGCCGTCGCTAATGAACAAAATGTCGTCGTTAATACgcatgtcgccgctattggttaTGCCGGTGAGTTTGCCTGAAGGTTCGCCGGAGATAGATTTCCAGATTATACTTTATTTAATGCCGCCGCTATCGTTTTTTTAATAGtgtatgattgcacggtaaaaaaaaatttaggatACTCCTGATTTAATGGGCTAGCTCCCCCACTGCTTGTAACAATATACTATTAGCAGGAAGAAGATATGTTAAGCGATCTATACTCCGACTCGGATGATTATGGAAGCGAGAGTGGAAGTGATGAGTACTACGAAGAGGATGAATattctgatgatgatgaacttgaaaatttgACAGAGGATTCATGCTCTTATGAAGAAGAATCAGATCATGGATCAAGTTCTAGTTATAGTGAAAGTGGGGATGATGATGTCCACAGCAAGGTTTGTTTTTTCTAatgtttattataatttttttttaaaataaaactcTAATTATTAGTTCAAAATTCATTTGTACATTCAGGGTTCTGTTAGCTCCAATTCCTATTCCATTGATGATCCAAAAGCTAGTAGGATTCGGAGACGAACAAGCGTAAGCGTACATGTGTTGAATGAATGCCCTAATGTTGATCatatttaatgttttttttttcttttgagttCAGGTCAAAAAGGGATCACCTTTGGAAAGCATTGCATTTGTAACCGATCAACAGTAAGAATGATGAATCAAGATTCGGGAGTTATTTGTTGATATATGCACTAATCATGATTGTTTTTAAAGGGCTGAAATTGTGAGGCTTGAGGCTAATAAAGCAAAACTAAAAGAGAGAATAGACTCAGAGGTGGTGAACTTATtgatgatttttataatttttataattttcaaagaGTGATTGATGGTTTTATACAGGCTAGACGAAACGCAATATTAAAAGAGGATTTAGTGAGCAAGAAGAAAGCTTTAGAGATGCGTCGCGTAGCTCTTTCGGAAGAGGTATTATTGATTACTAAACATGAAATGCATATAACAACTATCTTAACACAACTCTTTTACCTTTATTGTATGATCCAATTGAACGTTAATTGTGTACGTAGGTGTCAAGATTAGAGGAGGAGTTGCAGAAGGCTCCATTATCAGCTTCAGCCGATGAAAAGGTCTTTTATCTTGATACCTTGTGGTTTTGTTAGTCTTAATTATTCATTAACTTTTAGATGTTTTAAAGACAAATGCAGATCCAGAAAATATAGACCAATCAGAGACCAATGATCCTGGATTACAGCATAACCAACTGTCTGAACAAACCTCCAATGATCCTGGATTACAACAGAAAGACAAGGATCTTGAATCTACAACTACTTCACATAGGAATAAGGTAACATACTTGCAGCATATTAATATTCCTCAACTCCGAACAAGAAATTTGTTTTTTTACAGGATTCACACTCGAACAAGGAACAAGGTGAAAGACATCATTTTCATTCACATCCTAGTAAACATCATGAACGCGGTATGAGCAAGTCAAGCTCAAGAAGGCCCCGCGGGGAGGTAAGTACATTTCTTGTAATCCTTTTCATCATCAATTTCAGTCATGTTAACTAACTTTTATAGTCGAAGAAAGAGTTCTGTTTAAGGCAATCACTGTTCCAAAAATTTGCAGGCAGCTAATACAACTTCAGCGCTGTCGAAAATAACAAACAGACTAAACTTTTTGAAAGAAAGACGGAACCAAATAGCTGATGACCTGCAGGACAATGACAAAGATCATAAAAGTCAAGCACAATAGATCAGGCAAACAATGGTCGGAAACTTTTCCGGATGAAGAAAGATGAGAAGATAAGTTGCTAATCATGGTCGAGGAAGAACCATCACAAGAtgattgagtttttttttttttttttttttttttttttcttaatgtAATTTACTATTAGTTTTTTGATAATTAAGATGAATGTAAGAAAGTTTCTTAAATGACTGCTGCTTCCAAGTAAGTGTTTAAAGATCAAATCAGTTAAGTTGAGTTGAACTGAATTGAAGTTAAGTGAGTGATTGTGGACGACGACGCGGATGATTAAAGCCAATTTGGAAGGCTATTTTCTACTTGTTGATTAATAAATAAATGCTGTGGTTTGACTTCATCTAGAGTCTGTCCAAAAATTCAATATTATACCCAATCTGAAACTTCAAAATGTCAAGTATCCAAATACTATGTAAAGTGTCACACTTAACTGGGTTATACTATCATACAGGCACTTCCTCTTATTTTCACACCCTAGATATGTCTAGTATAGGTCTAATATAGGCCTATAGGTATAGTATAGGTCAtgtataagagcattcacatccaatccatcaaattgtGTGTGTGAAGTTTTTATAatgtataaaaagtggttgtgaatagaggagagagaaaatgttactgttcatctgtatatttggggggacactgttcaccccctataattttttaatatattttgagaGTGATTGTGAGTGATGgggagagaaaaggtaatgataaaggtataaaaaatattatttaattgaaaaggagagagaaaatgtagtgtgtTTTAGTGTAActtagggtgaaaatatggtggaatggatgtgaatgctctaagcatatAGGTATAGTATATATAGATCCCGTATATACTTAGGGGGGACGGGGCGCCCCGTGGTGGCCGTTTGGCCACACGTGGAAGGCAATGAAACATCGCCGCCGGTGCCAAGTTTGACGTGCGGTTTTGTAAACGTGTTATATATTTCAAGCGTGAAGAAGTGAAGAAGTTGAGGGAAATTGTTAGGTTgtgagggaaattgttgggtgtggtgagtgatgagcatttccactaaaattcatcactagtgatggaataatgcttgatgacatgacggaacttgattggatgttgtgagtaaTGAGTGATGGGCGCCCCTACCCCCTTATAGTTGTAGTAtaagtatagtatagtatagtatagtataggtGTAATATCGTATTGATGTAGTATATTTATcgtataatataatatatgtgtAGTATAGTATGGTATAATATACTATAGTATAAATGTAGTATTGTATAGTATTGTATCATATAATATCGTATCGCATAATATCGTATCGTGTCTTTTAGTATCGTATAGTCTATTATAGTATAGCATCAATATACGTCACAATACGACATGTAATGACAAAATACATCAAGATACAACACGTATACGTCATGAAaagcaaaaacctaattaaaaaaatgattttgatCTATATGACTCGTATAGATCAAAACTGTGTCGTACAAGGCTTTTATACGACTTGTATAGATCTATACGAGTCGTATAGGGTCTTTCGTATTAGGCTGATATGCATCAGTTATCGCTTATAAAAGACCCTATACgactcgtataggtctatacgagttGTATAAAATCCTTATACTGTGACAACCGGCAAAATAAATGGTAATTCCTTACAACTTAACAACTAATTATACGTTTAATTGCGTTCGGTTATGGCTTAACTTGTGCATGGTTAGGTCATACAAGGCTAGCAATCATAGGACATGGTTAAGCTTTACAAATGGTAATGTCACTTTCTTCGCATAGCGAGAAAACAATAAACTATGTCCGAATATGTTGGCTAAATGCTGAAAATCACTATTCACTAAACACACTGTTCATGCCAGCAAATTCTGAAAACTGGCCGAAATGATCAACGAACAATTTGAAAGCATGTTATCATTGAAATATGAACAAAAACCCTTAATTAGggacacaaaatgcataaacacttTAACTTTCCGGAAATTGCTTATATTTATAATTTGTCCAAACCGCGCCAAAACTAGTAATGATATTCGTCCGCAACATAAAGTGCAACATTATAACATATATGAAGCTTGTAAATAATGCTACACGCCCTAAACAATATTAATGGTATATCAAAATCACCGCTTCCTGTATTACGACGTAACTTTCCTATACTATCCAGTTTTGAGCCGATAAACGAACTAGCGAGATTTATACCATCCTAATGCCTAAACCACTAATCTAATGAACTAGTTAAGACTAGTTTAGCATCCTAAACATGATTAATGTCCTAATCATGCAAGAACTCAACAAATGACCAAAATATCTAAACTAAAtacaatcatatatatatatatatatatatatatatatatatatatatatatatatatatatatatatatatatatagtaaactgcaattttaccccctgagatttaagccaattggcactctgaccccctcccaggaaataattgcaattttaccccccaacgttgTTGTTATGTCGCACAATTACCCCCTGGCGTCAAATAAGTTAACAGATCTATTAACTGGAATGTGAAATGACTATCTTACCCTTTAATATTACCCCCAACGTTGTTGTTATGTCGCATAATTACCCCCCACTGTTAAATGACTAAATTGTCTTTTCTTATTACCCCCTATACTTTGTTGTAAGAAACAGTATTACCCCCTGTAGTAACCAAAACCCTTCCCGCCAAAAAGGTTTGACCAGCCAAAGTCAAATGATACAGAAACTAAGTGTAAAACCTGGTATTTGAAATGCCTAACCTACTACAAATGCTCATTTAACCAAAACCCTTCACTAGAAAACAACTACACACACCCACACATATCTGCACAACTAGAGCTTGAACCCAAATGAAAGACTAACATTTTTCATGTCAAATGTTATGACCCAATCAATAaaagatttcctataaatacacaCACCTCCAAAGAGAAACATTACAATCTGTCCAAGGATCATAACATGCACATTAGCTGTTTGGCATTAGCTGTTTGGCTGCAGCTGTATGCAAATGTATGCAAAACACATACCTGGTCACATAAGCATCCAGAACATGCTCAATTGGTCATGCAGTATGCAAAACACATACCTGCAGTATGCAAATGTATCTACCTGCTGCAAATGGTCGGTTAACCTGTTCAAACATGCTTAAAATACATATACTCAAACCTGTTCAAAAACATATACTCAAACCTGTTCAAACATGCCCAAAACACATATACTCAAACCTGTTCAAACATGCTCAAAACACATATACTCAAACCTTCTGAAACATGAACCTGttgaaagggtaaaaaggtcATTTCCAAGTTGCAAGATCTATTTTGTAGTCATTGATCTGAAAGGAGGTGTTACAATTATACATCCTGGACATCTCAATGAGTATACATTAGTTGTTGGCTTAACATAACCATGATTAACATCATAGTACACAAAACCTACATATACATTAGTTGTTGGCTTACAAAGAGTTAAGATTTGTAAATTGCATGTTTATCATAACCATCATTAACATCAAAAATCCATTTTTATCATAACCATGATTAACACCATAGTACACAAAACCTACATATTACACAAAATGCATGTTTATCATAACCAAGTTGCAAGATCTGATTTAACTTAAGTTAACCTACATATTACACAAAACCTAAATAACTACTAGAGTAAACATCCGCTCAACTCTCCGATGGATAATGGAAGTTGAGGACAGGCCTACCAAACATGGAGACCACCAGGTGGACCACCACTGATGAGCTTGTTAGGCTCATCGTCAGGTCAACTGtaaaaaaaacaccaaacatcACAAAATTAACATGGAAATCAGACTCAATCAGACTAATTGTTAATACCATGTTTAACATGAGACTCAATCAGACACAAATCCGACCCTAACCCTgtttataacatgataataacTAACACTGACACAAATCCGACCCTAATTAACTAACATTGGGCGATTGTACCTGTCGTGTGGCGGATCACGTATCGGATCAGCCAACAAAGTAGCGGCATTGTCGTCGGTGGTGTGATGATTGCCGGAGAAGGTGTCGCCGGAGCTCTGAAGATCGGTGGACGATTGTAGCTGAAGATCGCCGGAGAAAGGGGTTGGCCGGAGAAGAAGATGGCACAGACCAGGAGTGGAGGACCGGTGTGGGAAGGTGGGGGGTAATAGTAATTTGACCGATTTTCTTATAGGGTGGTGTATTGTATAAGCTACAAAGGTTTGTTGGAAATGACCTTTATACCCTTTGACCATTACATAGTTATGTTGACTGTTAACCTTATTTGACGCCAGGGGGTAATTGTGCGACATAACAAcaacgttggggggtaaaattgcaattatttccagggagggggtcagagtgccaattggcttaaaccccagggggtaaaattgcagtttactcatatatatattatataatgtttaaaaaatataaaaatcctaAACACCATGCCCGAAATCGGCCATGTGGGGCCCAACCCCCTCGAAATACTTGCTTCAAGTTGATGATGATCTTAGGGTGTGGCTTTGGATTTGATTTTTGACCAAATTGCATCATTATATCT is from Helianthus annuus cultivar XRQ/B chromosome 9, HanXRQr2.0-SUNRISE, whole genome shotgun sequence and encodes:
- the LOC110877814 gene encoding rho GTPase-activating protein REN1 isoform X3, with protein sequence MPKNNTACDLNSDPKMNRAESKNNKFDWKHSHSDLKNYPDSKTNAEPPSQGDGGGDGMPPSSTPPHSHNGNKVYKSGPLFLSSKGIGWTSWKKRWFILTETSLVFFRSDPNAAASQKGGEANLTLGGIDLNSSGSVVVKADKKLLTVLFPDGRDGRAFTLKAETSEDLYEWKDALEAALSDAPSVGNNVSKTDKPDTADASSQDQPKEQTPAKSSVLGRPILLALEDIDGTPSFLEKALCYVEDFGVNVEGILRQAADVDDVERRIREYEQGKVDFTEDEDGHVIGDCIKYVLRELPSPPVPASCCAALLEAYRSGATRVSAMRAAICDTFPEPNRRLLQRILIMMEAVAENKGVNRMSVSAVAACMSPLLLRPLLAGEVELGNGSDIGGDAVQLLQAAAAANHAQAIVITLVEEYDKIFGEEDMLSDLYSDSDDYGSESGSDEYYEEDEYSDDDELENLTEDSCSYEEESDHGSSSSYSESGDDDVHSKGSVSSNSYSIDDPKASRIRRRTSVKKGSPLESIAFVTDQQAEIVRLEANKAKLKERIDSEARRNAILKEDLVSKKKALEMRRVALSEEVSRLEEELQKAPLSASADEKIQKI
- the LOC110877814 gene encoding rho GTPase-activating protein REN1 isoform X1, whose product is MPKNNTACDLNSDPKMNRAESKNNKFDWKHSHSDLKNYPDSKTNAEPPSQGDGGGDGMPPSSTPPHSHNGNKVYKSGPLFLSSKGIGWTSWKKRWFILTETSLVFFRSDPNAAASQKGGEANLTLGGIDLNSSGSVVVKADKKLLTVLFPDGRDGRAFTLKAETSEDLYEWKDALEAALSDAPSVGNNVSKTDKPDTADASSQDQPKEQTPAKSSVLGRPILLALEDIDGTPSFLEKALCYVEDFGVNVEGILRQAADVDDVERRIREYEQGKVDFTEDEDGHVIGDCIKYVLRELPSPPVPASCCAALLEAYRSGATRVSAMRAAICDTFPEPNRRLLQRILIMMEAVAENKGVNRMSVSAVAACMSPLLLRPLLAGEVELGNGSDIGGDAVQLLQAAAAANHAQAIVITLVEEYDKIFGEEDMLSDLYSDSDDYGSESGSDEYYEEDEYSDDDELENLTEDSCSYEEESDHGSSSSYSESGDDDVHSKGSVSSNSYSIDDPKASRIRRRTSVKKGSPLESIAFVTDQQAEIVRLEANKAKLKERIDSEARRNAILKEDLVSKKKALEMRRVALSEEVSRLEEELQKAPLSASADEKTNADPENIDQSETNDPGLQHNQLSEQTSNDPGLQQKDKDLESTTTSHRNKDSHSNKEQGERHHFHSHPSKHHERGMSKSSSRRPRGEAANTTSALSKITNRLNFLKERRNQIADDLQDNDKDHKSQAQ
- the LOC110877814 gene encoding rho GTPase-activating protein REN1 isoform X2 encodes the protein MPKNNTACDLNSDPKMNRAESKNNKFDWKHSHSDLKNYPDSKTNAEPPSQVYKSGPLFLSSKGIGWTSWKKRWFILTETSLVFFRSDPNAAASQKGGEANLTLGGIDLNSSGSVVVKADKKLLTVLFPDGRDGRAFTLKAETSEDLYEWKDALEAALSDAPSVGNNVSKTDKPDTADASSQDQPKEQTPAKSSVLGRPILLALEDIDGTPSFLEKALCYVEDFGVNVEGILRQAADVDDVERRIREYEQGKVDFTEDEDGHVIGDCIKYVLRELPSPPVPASCCAALLEAYRSGATRVSAMRAAICDTFPEPNRRLLQRILIMMEAVAENKGVNRMSVSAVAACMSPLLLRPLLAGEVELGNGSDIGGDAVQLLQAAAAANHAQAIVITLVEEYDKIFGEEDMLSDLYSDSDDYGSESGSDEYYEEDEYSDDDELENLTEDSCSYEEESDHGSSSSYSESGDDDVHSKGSVSSNSYSIDDPKASRIRRRTSVKKGSPLESIAFVTDQQAEIVRLEANKAKLKERIDSEARRNAILKEDLVSKKKALEMRRVALSEEVSRLEEELQKAPLSASADEKTNADPENIDQSETNDPGLQHNQLSEQTSNDPGLQQKDKDLESTTTSHRNKDSHSNKEQGERHHFHSHPSKHHERGMSKSSSRRPRGEAANTTSALSKITNRLNFLKERRNQIADDLQDNDKDHKSQAQ